The following coding sequences are from one Rhinoraja longicauda isolate Sanriku21f chromosome 7, sRhiLon1.1, whole genome shotgun sequence window:
- the LOC144595144 gene encoding ras-related protein Rap-2a, with protein MREYKVVVLGSGGVGKSALTVQFVTGTFIEKYDPTIEDFYRKEIEVDSSPSVLEILDTAGTEQFASMRDLYIKNGQGFILVYSLVNQQSFQDIRPMRDQIIRVKRYEKVPVILVGNKVDLESEREVSSLEGRALAEEWGCPFLETSAKSKTMVDELFAEIVRQMNYAAQPDKDDQCCSSCVLQ; from the coding sequence ATGAGGGAGTATAAGGTGGTGGTGCTGGGAAGTGGGGGTGTGGGCAAGTCTGCCCTGACAGTGCAATTTGTGACGGGCACTTTCATTGAAAAGTATGACCCAACAATCGAGGACTTTTACCGCAAGGAGATCGAAGTGGACTCGTCACCATCGGTGTTGGAGATCCTTGACACGGCTGGTACTGAGCAGTTTGCCTCCATGCGGGACCTGTACATCAAGAATGGTCAGGGCTTCATCCTGGTCTACAGCCTGGTCAACCAGCAGTCGTTCCAGGACATCAGGCCCATGCGGGACCAGATCATCCGCGTCAAGCGCTACGAGAAGGTGCCTGTCATCCTAGTCGGCAACAAGGTGGACTTGGAGAGCGAGAGGGAAGTATCTTCGCTGGAGGGCCGAGCCCTGGCGGAGGAGTGGGGCTGCCCCTTCTTGGAGACGTCGGCGAAGAGCAAGACCATGGTGGATGAGCTATTTGCTGAAATCGTCAGGCAGATGAACTATGCAGCCCAGCCGGACAAGGACGACCAATGTTGTTCTTCCTGTGTGCTGCAATGA